One Thermoplasmata archaeon DNA window includes the following coding sequences:
- a CDS encoding VOC family protein: MPADRGPPREASGFRLHHVQLAIPPGGEAAASAFYEGLLGLAPLPKPAHLAARGGLWYSLGPNELHLGVEVGFRPAAKAHPAFLVDDLEGLRRRLDEAGSRTYEDVPMPGYRRFYALDPFGNRLEFLTADPV; encoded by the coding sequence ATGCCCGCTGATCGTGGACCCCCGCGCGAAGCGTCTGGATTCCGGCTCCACCATGTTCAGCTCGCGATTCCTCCCGGAGGGGAGGCCGCGGCGAGCGCGTTCTACGAGGGCCTCCTGGGCCTCGCTCCTCTACCGAAGCCCGCACACCTCGCGGCCCGCGGAGGCCTCTGGTACTCCCTGGGGCCGAACGAACTGCATCTGGGCGTCGAGGTCGGGTTTCGGCCGGCCGCGAAGGCCCATCCCGCCTTCCTGGTCGACGATCTGGAGGGCCTCCGCCGGCGCCTGGACGAGGCGGGATCGCGGACGTACGAGGACGTGCCGATGCCGGGATATCGAAGGTTCTACGCGCTCGATCCGTTCGGGAACCGTCTCGAGTTCCTGACCGCCGACCCGGTCTAA